From Woronichinia naegeliana WA131, the proteins below share one genomic window:
- a CDS encoding IS630 family transposase, producing the protein MLTLNFLDQKTKKELQKALKTEEHAVTRERILIMLLRNEGKTYDEISGLLGCCKRQVWYWCNNGNPKEIESLRDKRKKGNHRKVTEEYIEKLTEIIIKEPEEFGYEFGRWTVARLSTHMEKETGILLGNTQLRNMLKKKRFVYIWAKYSLEDKKDEQKREEFRKKVEEYKKLLKEKPESIQIWFWDESGFSLRVIRRKHWTKKGKRKKVRGDRRKGRVNVMGGIRYTDKKRWVDLIPTGNSQNFKSVLLKFYKDIQREWIEQGNKKEDFEKNGPKIVIILDNASFHKKQEILDESTEEMPNIILEFLPPYSPDYNLMELVWHSAKEYIANKLFKSIEELESLIHKLLNEGGLTICWGRKIKNKGSSIIAS; encoded by the coding sequence ATGCTGACGTTAAACTTCTTAGACCAAAAGACTAAGAAAGAGCTACAAAAAGCCCTTAAAACGGAAGAGCACGCAGTTACAAGAGAGAGAATATTGATTATGTTACTGAGAAATGAAGGAAAAACGTATGATGAAATATCAGGATTATTAGGATGTTGCAAACGACAAGTGTGGTACTGGTGTAATAATGGAAATCCGAAAGAGATAGAAAGCTTAAGAGACAAAAGAAAAAAAGGAAATCACAGGAAAGTAACAGAAGAATACATAGAGAAATTGACGGAGATAATAATCAAAGAGCCTGAAGAGTTTGGATATGAATTTGGACGTTGGACAGTAGCAAGACTATCAACTCATATGGAAAAAGAAACGGGTATATTGTTAGGAAATACACAACTTAGAAATATGCTTAAAAAAAAGCGATTTGTCTACATCTGGGCAAAATATAGTCTAGAAGATAAAAAAGATGAGCAAAAAAGAGAGGAATTTAGAAAGAAAGTTGAAGAGTACAAGAAGCTTTTGAAAGAAAAGCCAGAATCAATCCAGATATGGTTTTGGGATGAAAGTGGCTTCAGCTTAAGAGTAATACGGAGAAAACATTGGACAAAAAAAGGAAAGCGTAAAAAAGTGAGGGGAGATAGAAGAAAAGGAAGAGTCAATGTAATGGGTGGTATTAGATATACTGACAAAAAACGGTGGGTTGATTTGATTCCCACTGGTAACTCTCAGAACTTCAAGAGTGTATTATTAAAATTTTACAAAGACATACAAAGAGAATGGATAGAACAAGGAAATAAAAAAGAAGACTTTGAAAAGAATGGTCCGAAGATTGTGATTATTTTAGATAATGCGAGCTTCCACAAAAAGCAAGAAATTCTAGACGAGAGCACGGAAGAAATGCCAAACATTATTTTGGAGTTTTTACCCCCCTATAGTCCCGATTATAATTTAATGGAATTGGTATGGCATTCAGCAAAAGAATATATTGCAAATAAATTATTCAAATCAATTGAAGAATTAGAATCTCTCATCCATAAACTTCTTAATGAAGGTGGATTGACAATATGTTGGGGACGTAAAATCAAAAACAAGGGCTCAAGTATTATTGCAAGTTAA